In Vigna angularis cultivar LongXiaoDou No.4 chromosome 8, ASM1680809v1, whole genome shotgun sequence, the DNA window TAGATGTATGTATATATCTTACTTTCAAGAGCAGCTAGGTCCACATGTTCAGACCTTTCTGTGCCATCCATGTTCTGTGGTACGAGGTCCCTTAGCCACTCTGGATAATTCCAAAGCTCTAATGCTCCACAAGCTTGGTGACCCATTGACACAAGTTGTCTTGCAACTCCTATTTCTGTTAGTGTCTTCTCTCCAGGTAGTCCAATCAACTTTTTCATAGGGATTCtacaatatcaaatggaaagaaaaatttTGGTCaaagataatgataaaatgCTTCAAATTATTGAGATAATCTAACTTTATAGCTATTAAACACACCCTAACTGGAAAGAGAAATGTATTAATCTAAAAAATTAGAACAAttcttaaaaacaatataagTTATTGAAGAATTCAATATCAATTTAAGTGGTGTGAATTAGTTTAAGAattcttataaattataaacagAAACAGATGTAGTAATGTCTTTGGGAAAACAAAGGTTTAGGTAAGATTTTATTATCACACTCTTTGACTACTGGTAGAGATTTGTTTGGCCCAGGAGTTGCAGATAGGTCTCTCAGATGCAGGTTATCAGGTAGGAGTGAGTGCATTCTGTAGACACTCGCAAATTCTTCTGTTAAAGAGTATGCGACACCATGATTTTCTGGCTTCTTCATACCAACAAATCCTCCCAAGATGGACCCACCAACATGTCCAAATGTATCCTTAAACTTCTTCCCCAATAGTCCATACctgaaaaataaacaataatttcaaaaaataaatagaaataagtAACACTTCATTTtacattttgaatataaattaaaaaaagcagcttgaaaaatatttcagtagataaattttttaatgtaaactGTGTCACAAAATTTTGTGGTGTGGAGAGGCTTACCAGTTGGTACGCATTCCTGCAAGTAGAGTATCTGTTTTAAGAAGCTCCACAGTCCAATCAATGGTGTGAACCTTTGCAATCACAGCTGAAGTCACCAATCTTGCATGGCGATAAAGTTCTTCATCATTCAAATCAGGGTAAAATTTCTGAAAGAGTGCAATGAAAAACAGGTTATGCAGttagtattttcttttcattaatgagattgtttttaaagtttaattggTTACAGTTTTTTCCATGATGAAATTTGTGATTATTATACCTTGAGAGAATCACAAACTGCATTGTGTTCTTGAATGAAAAGGGATTGCAGAGTTGAAACACCAGCCCAACTGTTGCGGATGTCACCTGCAACTGCTGTTCCATTTTCGTTATGCAGAAGGTTTCCATCCTTTGATATGTTTAGCTTTCCATCTTTGAAAGTCCTCACTTTCTGTAAAACTTCTCCATTGCTTCCATACACAGCACTTCCATCCCTATTTCACCAACCAAATCCATGAAACTTAAACATCTTCTCAGAGACTATACCAATAACTTTCATATCAGCtacttttaacttttacattATTCCAATGTGCTAAAGGCAGTTTAACAAAGTCTATTATACCTTATCATTTTGAAAcagttcaaaatatatatttattggagTTAATATTCACGGTAATATCTACCAATTTgaatactattattataatttacaataaatatcatattattattattattctcatCAGCtaaataaaatctttattttattgatattatttattatagcATTACCAGTTTTATGACATATGctctaaaattaaaagaatcttacaaatatatatgatatttctCAAGAAATATGCATACTCACTCTTATACTTATTCTCTAATTTAaagtatcaatttttttttactgactTGTACTTGGAGATTTTTTTAGATAGATCTATCTTCAGAATTCCATCCCTTAGAAATGCACGTTAAGTTCTTTCAATCCACTCAGATTCTACTACTTGTATAAAGGTTTATGCTCAGGATCCCGATAAGAACACATTTggtagttttttaaaataagttttttttttctttcctttctaatTAAAACACCGTTCTATTTTATTCTATCCTAGTgcaatttttagaaaaattatcgaaataaaattattaattctttttacaaaaataaatatatcgtGTTAAGTTTTCATGCTTTAGTTCAAAGTATTTTTACTAAGATTCTTGATTCTCGTTAAGAATCACTCCGATCTTGGCAACACTTCagtcaaaaataataaaataatgtctCATTGCCAAAAATTACGTACGTAGGTCAACCTAATTCCAACCAAACCATTACACAAGTTgcagtttttaaatttaaattctactttttttcatctaagttatcttttctttctcttttcaaattataattttctgtCAGTATCGTTGCTCAGTACATATCGATGTGCTCCTCATTTAAACACtaatttttctgaaattatGTTAGTCATAATTACACTCAGTTAAGAAGTACGAATGATAAACCTATCAACATTAACCTTTAACTTCTGCAGTAGAAATCTTACCACCATGGTGTTCGAATGTTGGATGATCCGGTTTTGATCTCATAGAATCCAGTGGGAATTTCCTTAGTTTTGAAGAATTTGAAAGATTTTAGAGGGCATTGACCTGCAACTTCTTTTGGTGCAGTCAGTTCAATctgcatacatatatatatatagatatgtaTCAAAATTCCAcgaacaaattaaattaaataccttcttattatcacaataaaaaacATCATCATGGTTTTAGAAATTGATTGACCTGTTTGGTATCCTCAAGATGATCGATCCAATCGTGAATCATGAACTGAATCCAAGAAGCTGCAATCACGTTGAATTGCTTCCCTGTGTCCTTGTATGTCCTCCTGGCTAGTAGCTTTGTTGCTACCACCATTGGATCAGGCTTCAATAGCTGCACACACACAAAACTATGCCTTCAAAATTCACCATCATCAAAGCAACACAATCATATAGAACAAGTCAACAAACTATAGCACTAAAAACACTGatcttttatgaaattataactagctttacatatatatatatatatatatatatatatatatatatgattgttGACCTTTTTCTTCTGATCAACAGGGAGCATGTTTCTGCCAAAAAAGGTGCCTTGGCTgtgttgtaaaatattattataatattgcaaaagaaactTTTGCAACGTTGAAGTTTTGCAACGTTGAGAGCAACGTCTTTCTTTGGCCAACGTTCATAATggaacttttataattttgcaaCGGTTCTTCCTGCATGCTTTATAAATATAAGCATTCCATCTCATTTGAAGTCAagcacaaaaacatattttcaatctCTATTTTCTATCCTTCTATCTTGTAGTCAAAATTTCATATCCTGGGTATATACTTTTAGAgtttcttgctagttctgagatcctcagatatattctgggaagttcctgttgtatcctgggggacttgcgcaatacatcgcggataagtccttaaggacagtgaatctacacgcctcaggaaattgCGGTTCAAGTTTTTGTCAGCACATTTTActacaatcttaaggacttatggctgacaaCAACAACAGCTCAATCCCGGAGACTCAGAATATTGCTTCCGGAACCCAGACGGTTTTCGCAAAATCTCTTCCGGACGTGTCAAAAATCGAGATTTTCTCCGGACAGAACTTCCGACGCTGGCAAGAACGTGTGTCCACCCTGCTTGACATGTATGGAGTTGCAACTGCTCTTTCATCTCCGAAACCGGACTCCAGTCTTCCTTC includes these proteins:
- the LOC108344585 gene encoding alpha-dioxygenase PIOX isoform X1; translated protein: MRTIRLRSQLLKPDPMVVATKLLARRTYKDTGKQFNVIAASWIQFMIHDWIDHLEDTKQIELTAPKEVAGQCPLKSFKFFKTKEIPTGFYEIKTGSSNIRTPWWDGSAVYGSNGEVLQKVRTFKDGKLNISKDGNLLHNENGTAVAGDIRNSWAGVSTLQSLFIQEHNAVCDSLKKFYPDLNDEELYRHARLVTSAVIAKVHTIDWTVELLKTDTLLAGMRTNWYGLLGKKFKDTFGHVGGSILGGFVGMKKPENHGVAYSLTEEFASVYRMHSLLPDNLHLRDLSATPGPNKSLPVVKEIPMKKLIGLPGEKTLTEIGVARQLVSMGHQACGALELWNYPEWLRDLVPQNMDGTERSEHVDLAALEIYRDRERNVARYNQFRRSLLLIPISKWEDLTDDKEAIQVLEEVYGDDVEELDLLVGLMAEKKIKGFAISETAFVIFLVMATRRLEADRFFTSNYNEETYTKKGLEWVNTTESLKDVIDRHYPEMTHKWLNSSSAFSVWDSLPNSPNHVPLYLRVPH
- the LOC108344585 gene encoding alpha-dioxygenase PIOX isoform X2, with amino-acid sequence MLPVDQKKKLLKPDPMVVATKLLARRTYKDTGKQFNVIAASWIQFMIHDWIDHLEDTKQIELTAPKEVAGQCPLKSFKFFKTKEIPTGFYEIKTGSSNIRTPWWDGSAVYGSNGEVLQKVRTFKDGKLNISKDGNLLHNENGTAVAGDIRNSWAGVSTLQSLFIQEHNAVCDSLKKFYPDLNDEELYRHARLVTSAVIAKVHTIDWTVELLKTDTLLAGMRTNWYGLLGKKFKDTFGHVGGSILGGFVGMKKPENHGVAYSLTEEFASVYRMHSLLPDNLHLRDLSATPGPNKSLPVVKEIPMKKLIGLPGEKTLTEIGVARQLVSMGHQACGALELWNYPEWLRDLVPQNMDGTERSEHVDLAALEIYRDRERNVARYNQFRRSLLLIPISKWEDLTDDKEAIQVLEEVYGDDVEELDLLVGLMAEKKIKGFAISETAFVIFLVMATRRLEADRFFTSNYNEETYTKKGLEWVNTTESLKDVIDRHYPEMTHKWLNSSSAFSVWDSLPNSPNHVPLYLRVPH